A window of the Cololabis saira isolate AMF1-May2022 chromosome 19, fColSai1.1, whole genome shotgun sequence genome harbors these coding sequences:
- the ormdl3 gene encoding ORM1-like protein 3 isoform X1, whose amino-acid sequence MNVGTAHSEVNPNTRVMNSRGMWLSYILGIGLLHIILLSIPFVSVPVVWTLTNLIHNLCMYLLLHTVKGTPFETPDQGKARLLTHWEQMDYGVQFTASRKFLTITPIVLYILTSFYTKYDRVHFVVNTVSLLTVLIPKLPQLHGVRIFGINKY is encoded by the exons ATGAACGTGGGCACGGCGCACAGCGAGGTGAACCCCAACACGCGCGTGATGAACAGCCGGGGCATGTGGCTGTCGTACATCCTGGGCATCGGTCTCCTCCACATCATCCTGCTCAGCATCCCCTTCGTCAGCGTCCCCGTCGTCTGGACCCTCACCAACCTCATTCACAATCTG TGCATGTACCTACTTCTTCACACGGTCAAGGGGACGCCCTTCGAGACCCCAGACCAGGGCAAGGCTCGCCTCCTCACGCACTGGGAGCAGATGGACTACGGCGTTCAGTTCACCGCTTCCCGCAAGTTCCTCACCATCACACCGATTGTCTT GTATATATTAACCAGCTTCTACACCAAATATGACCGAGTCCATTTTGTGGTCAACACGGTTTCCTTGCTCACTGTGCTCATCCCCAAGCTGCCGCAGCTGCACGGCGTGAGGATTTTTGGGATTAATAAGTACtga